In a single window of the Haliaeetus albicilla chromosome 25, bHalAlb1.1, whole genome shotgun sequence genome:
- the CLDN34 gene encoding claudin-34, which produces MSSLARSSHLQLAAFALGTVGWILCTISMGMVEWRVWHVDNTTIISSGVAWVGIWKVCFISYLHVSPGYKEQFCHKLSGYDSSIPHEIYAAQGLLLIAMFMGLLGVTATIFALRNVYMGVPRKTLITHFFLVGGCFYILAGLCVLIPVSWNFYSVTHNQSIAFPPSYDMPSSPAAQEAGAAIPIGIVAVVLLLLSGTFSLSYRFPATANAITKS; this is translated from the coding sequence ATGAGCTCCCTGGCCCGCAGCTCGCACCTCCAGCTAGCCGCCTTCGCTCTGGGTACGGTAGGCTGGATCCTGTGCACCATTTCAATGGGAATGGTGGAATGGAGAGTGTGGCATGTGGACAACACCACTATCATCTCCTCTGGCGTTGCCTGGGTGGGGATTTGGAAAGTCTGCTTCATCAGTTACCTTCACGTCTCGCCTGGCTATAAAGAACAGTTCTGCCACAAACTCAGTGGCTATGACTCCTCCATCCCCCACGAAATTTATGCTGCTCAGGGTCTCCTGTTGATCGCCATGTTCATGGGCTTGCTGGGAGTGACTGCCACAATATTTGCTCTGAGGAATGTTTATATGGGAGTCCCTCGCAAAACTCTCATTACCCATTTCTTCCTGGTGGGTGGCTGCTTCTACATACTCGCTGGTCTGTGCGTCCTGATTCCCGTGAGCTGGAATTTCTATTCGGTAACGCACAACCAGAGCATcgcttttcctccttcttacGACATGCCCTCCAGCCCAGCGGCGCAGGAAGCCGGCGCTGCCATTCCTATCGGGATTGTAGCTGTCgtcctcctgctgctgagtGGGACTTTTTCTCTCTCGTACAGATTTCCAGCAACCGCAAACGCTATCACGAAATCCTGA